In Pseudomonas rhizosphaerae, one DNA window encodes the following:
- the murA gene encoding UDP-N-acetylglucosamine 1-carboxyvinyltransferase, whose product MDKLIITGGVRLDGEIRISGAKNSALPILAATLLADGPVTVANLPHLHDITTMIELFGRMGIEPVIDEKLAVEIDPRTIKTLVAPYELVKTMRASILVLGPMVARFGEAEVALPGGCAIGSRPVDLHIRGLEAMGAVIDVEAGYIKAKAPEGGLRGANFFFDTVSVTGTENIMMAAALANGRSVLQNAAREPEVVDLANFINAMGGNVQGAGTDTITIDGVKRLHSATYKVMPDRIETGTYLVAAACTGGRVKVKDTDPTILEAVLEKLREAGAEITTGADWIELNMHGKRPKAVNVRTAPYPAFPTDMQAQFISLNAIAEGTGAVIETIFENRFMHVYEMHRMGAQIQVEGNTAIVTGAEKLKGAPVMATDLRASASLVISALTAEGDTLIDRIYHIDRGYECIEEKLQMLGAKIRRVPG is encoded by the coding sequence ATGGACAAACTGATTATTACTGGCGGCGTTCGCCTTGATGGCGAAATCCGCATTTCCGGGGCGAAGAACTCGGCCCTGCCGATTCTGGCCGCTACCCTGCTGGCCGATGGGCCGGTGACGGTCGCCAACCTGCCGCACCTGCACGACATCACCACCATGATCGAGCTGTTCGGCCGCATGGGCATCGAGCCTGTGATCGACGAGAAGCTGGCCGTTGAAATCGATCCGCGCACCATCAAGACCCTGGTTGCGCCGTACGAACTGGTCAAGACCATGCGTGCCTCGATCCTGGTGCTGGGCCCGATGGTAGCCCGCTTCGGCGAAGCCGAAGTGGCGTTGCCCGGCGGCTGCGCGATCGGCTCGCGTCCGGTCGACCTGCACATCCGTGGTCTGGAAGCCATGGGCGCGGTCATCGACGTGGAAGCCGGCTACATCAAGGCCAAGGCGCCCGAGGGTGGCCTGCGCGGCGCCAATTTCTTCTTCGATACCGTGAGTGTGACCGGTACCGAGAACATCATGATGGCAGCCGCGCTGGCCAACGGCCGCAGCGTGTTGCAGAACGCCGCGCGCGAGCCGGAAGTGGTCGACCTGGCCAACTTCATCAACGCCATGGGCGGCAACGTCCAGGGCGCCGGCACCGACACCATCACCATCGATGGCGTCAAGCGACTGCACTCGGCGACCTATAAGGTCATGCCCGACCGTATCGAGACCGGCACCTACCTGGTGGCTGCGGCTTGCACCGGCGGCCGGGTCAAGGTCAAGGACACCGATCCGACCATCCTCGAAGCCGTGCTGGAAAAGCTCCGCGAAGCGGGTGCCGAGATCACCACCGGCGCCGACTGGATCGAACTGAACATGCATGGCAAGCGGCCCAAGGCGGTCAACGTCCGTACCGCGCCATACCCTGCGTTTCCCACCGACATGCAGGCGCAGTTCATCTCGCTCAACGCCATTGCCGAAGGCACTGGCGCGGTCATCGAGACGATCTTCGAGAACCGCTTCATGCACGTGTATGAAATGCACCGCATGGGCGCGCAGATCCAGGTCGAAGGCAACACAGCCATCGTCACCGGTGCCGAAAAGCTCAAGGGCGCGCCGGTCATGGCCACCGACCTGCGGGCTTCGGCCAGCCTGGTGATCTCGGCCCTGACGGCCGAAGGCGATACCCTGATCGATCGCATCTACCACATCGACCGTGGCTACGAGTGCATCGAAGAAAAATTGCAGATGCTGGGCGCCAAGATCCGTCGCGTCCCGGGCTGA
- the cysD gene encoding sulfate adenylyltransferase subunit CysD: protein MVDKLTHLKQLEAESIHIIREVAAEFDNPVMLYSIGKDSAVMLHLARKAFFPGKLPFPVMHVDTQWKFQEMYKFRDRMVEELGLDLLVHVNPEGVAQGINPFTHGSSKHTDIMKTQGLKQALDKYGFDAAFGGARRDEEKSRAKERVYSFRDSKHRWDPKNQRPELWNVYNGKVNKGESIRVFPLSNWTELDIWQYIYLEGIPIVPLYFAAEREVIEKNGTLIMIDDERILEHLSEEEKASIVKKKVRFRTLGCYPLTGAVESEADSLTDIIQEMLLTRTSERQGRVIDHDGAGSMEDKKRQGYF, encoded by the coding sequence ATGGTTGACAAACTGACGCATCTGAAACAGCTGGAGGCGGAAAGCATCCACATCATTCGTGAGGTGGCCGCTGAGTTCGATAACCCGGTGATGTTGTATTCCATCGGCAAAGACTCGGCCGTGATGCTGCATCTGGCGCGCAAGGCGTTCTTCCCCGGCAAGCTGCCGTTTCCGGTGATGCACGTCGACACCCAATGGAAGTTTCAGGAGATGTACAAGTTCCGCGACCGCATGGTCGAGGAGCTGGGCCTGGACCTGTTGGTGCACGTCAACCCAGAAGGCGTGGCGCAGGGTATCAACCCCTTCACCCACGGCAGCTCCAAGCATACCGACATCATGAAGACCCAGGGCCTGAAACAGGCGCTGGACAAGTACGGCTTCGATGCTGCCTTCGGTGGCGCGCGCCGCGACGAAGAAAAGTCGCGGGCCAAGGAGCGGGTCTACTCGTTCCGTGACAGCAAGCACCGCTGGGATCCGAAGAACCAGCGTCCGGAGCTCTGGAACGTCTACAACGGTAAGGTCAACAAGGGCGAATCGATCCGCGTGTTCCCCCTGTCGAACTGGACCGAGCTGGACATCTGGCAGTACATCTACCTGGAAGGCATCCCGATCGTGCCGCTGTACTTCGCCGCCGAACGCGAAGTGATCGAGAAGAACGGCACGCTGATCATGATCGACGACGAGCGCATTCTCGAGCACCTCAGCGAAGAAGAGAAAGCCAGCATCGTCAAGAAGAAAGTGCGTTTCCGCACCCTTGGCTGCTACCCGTTGACGGGCGCGGTGGAGTCCGAGGCCGACAGCCTCACCGACATCATTCAGGAAATGCTCCTGACGCGAACGTCCGAGCGCCAGGGCCGGGTCATCGATCATGATGGCGCCGGTTCCATGGAAGACAAGAAACGTCAGGGCTACTTCTAG
- the mlaE gene encoding lipid asymmetry maintenance ABC transporter permease subunit MlaE: MRKKSIMERVRLFGRSAIDMVGILGRSGLFLGHALVGRGGIGGGFQLLIKQLYSVGVMSLLIIVVSGVFIGMVLALQGFSILAKYGSEQAVGQMVALTLLRELGPVVTALLFAGRAGSALTAEIGNMKSTEQLSSLEMIGVDPLKYIVAPRLWAGFISLPLLAMIFSVVGIWGGSWVAVDWLGVYEGSFWANMQNSVSFTDDVLNGVIKSLVFAFVVTWIAVFQGYDCEPTSEGISRATTKTVVYASLAVLGLDFILTALMFGDF; this comes from the coding sequence ATGCGCAAGAAATCAATCATGGAGCGCGTGCGCCTGTTCGGTCGATCGGCCATCGACATGGTCGGCATCCTGGGGCGTTCCGGACTGTTCCTGGGGCACGCACTGGTAGGCCGCGGCGGTATTGGCGGCGGCTTCCAGCTACTGATCAAACAGCTGTACTCGGTAGGCGTGATGTCCCTGCTGATCATTGTCGTGTCCGGTGTGTTCATCGGCATGGTTCTGGCGTTGCAGGGCTTCAGCATCCTGGCCAAGTACGGTTCGGAGCAGGCGGTCGGGCAAATGGTCGCGCTGACATTGCTGCGTGAACTCGGGCCTGTGGTGACCGCTCTATTGTTCGCCGGTCGCGCAGGCTCCGCACTCACCGCCGAGATCGGCAACATGAAGTCGACCGAGCAGCTGTCGAGCCTTGAAATGATCGGCGTCGACCCGCTCAAGTACATCGTTGCGCCAAGGCTGTGGGCCGGTTTCATTTCCCTGCCGTTGCTGGCGATGATCTTCAGCGTCGTGGGTATCTGGGGTGGATCCTGGGTAGCCGTCGACTGGCTGGGGGTCTATGAGGGATCGTTCTGGGCCAATATGCAGAACAGCGTGAGCTTCACCGATGACGTGCTCAACGGTGTGATCAAAAGCCTGGTATTCGCTTTCGTCGTCACCTGGATCGCCGTGTTCCAGGGTTATGACTGTGAACCCACGTCCGAGGGCATCAGCCGCGCTACCACCAAGACCGTGGTCTACGCGTCGCTGGCCGTCCTGGGCCTGGACTTTATTCTGACCGCCCTGATGTTTGGAGATTTCTGA
- the hisC gene encoding histidinol-phosphate transaminase: MSKFWSPFVKDLVPYVPGEQPKVANLVKLNTNENPYGPSPKAIEAMRAELSDSLRLYPDPNSDLLKQAVADYYGVQTNQVFLGNGSDEVLAHIFHGLFQHDQPLLFPDISYSFYPVYCGLYGIPFEAVPLDEHFQIRAQDYARPNAGIIFPNPNAPTGCLLALEAVEQIVKASPDSVVVVDEAYVDFGGETAIKLVDRYPNLLVTQTVSKSRSLAGLRVGLAVGHPDLIEALERIKNSFNSYPIDRIAVAGAAAAFADKAYFEDTCAKVIASREKLVEGLQQRGFEVLPSAANFIFARHPEQDASAIAARLREKGVIVRHFKQERIAQFLRISIGTTEQNQALLDAL, translated from the coding sequence ATGAGCAAATTCTGGAGCCCTTTCGTCAAGGACCTGGTGCCCTACGTGCCCGGCGAGCAACCCAAGGTTGCCAACCTGGTCAAGCTCAATACCAATGAGAATCCCTACGGCCCATCGCCCAAGGCGATTGAGGCTATGCGCGCCGAGTTGAGCGATAGCCTGCGCCTGTACCCGGACCCCAACAGCGACCTGCTCAAGCAGGCCGTGGCCGACTACTACGGTGTGCAAACCAACCAGGTGTTTCTGGGCAATGGCTCGGACGAGGTGCTGGCGCACATCTTCCACGGCCTGTTCCAGCACGACCAACCGCTGCTGTTCCCGGACATCAGCTACAGCTTCTATCCGGTCTACTGCGGCTTGTATGGCATCCCCTTCGAGGCTGTGCCCTTGGACGAGCATTTCCAGATCCGTGCGCAGGACTATGCAAGGCCCAACGCCGGGATCATCTTCCCCAACCCGAACGCACCCACCGGCTGCCTGCTGGCGCTGGAAGCGGTCGAGCAGATCGTCAAGGCCAGCCCGGATTCGGTGGTGGTGGTGGATGAAGCCTATGTGGATTTTGGTGGCGAAACGGCGATCAAGCTGGTCGATCGCTATCCGAACCTGCTGGTCACCCAGACTGTGTCCAAATCACGCTCGTTGGCCGGCCTGCGGGTAGGCCTGGCGGTGGGGCATCCAGATCTGATCGAGGCACTGGAGCGCATCAAGAACAGCTTCAACTCCTATCCCATCGACCGCATCGCCGTCGCTGGCGCTGCGGCGGCATTCGCCGACAAGGCCTACTTCGAGGACACCTGTGCCAAGGTCATTGCCAGTCGCGAAAAACTGGTCGAAGGGCTACAGCAGCGCGGATTCGAAGTGCTGCCTTCGGCGGCCAACTTCATCTTCGCTCGCCATCCCGAACAGGACGCCTCGGCCATCGCCGCCCGCCTGCGCGAGAAAGGTGTGATCGTGCGGCACTTCAAGCAAGAGCGGATTGCCCAGTTCCTGCGGATCAGCATCGGTACAACGGAGCAGAATCAGGCGTTGCTGGATGCGTTGTAA
- a CDS encoding STAS domain-containing protein — translation MAQGHVELAGDQLRLAGVLDYRSGAALRKQGQALIQSSQAGALVIDCTAVEKSSSVGLSLLLGFMRDAQAAGKTVRVQALPHDMRQIAQVTGMSEFFSQI, via the coding sequence ATGGCTCAGGGTCACGTCGAACTGGCAGGTGATCAGCTGCGTCTGGCCGGCGTGCTGGACTACCGCAGCGGCGCGGCCCTGCGCAAGCAGGGTCAGGCGCTGATCCAGTCCAGCCAGGCTGGCGCGCTGGTCATCGATTGCACCGCCGTGGAAAAGTCGAGCAGCGTGGGTTTATCCTTGCTGCTGGGCTTCATGCGCGATGCACAGGCGGCCGGCAAGACCGTCCGGGTTCAGGCATTGCCGCACGATATGCGTCAGATCGCTCAGGTCACTGGCATGAGCGAATTCTTTTCACAGATTTGA
- a CDS encoding Nif3-like dinuclear metal center hexameric protein — translation MAVALNTLVEEADRYLGSAKIQDYCPNGLQVEGRPQVMRIVSGVTASQALLDAAVQARADLVLVHHGYFWKGENPCVVGMKQRRLKTLLKHDISLLAYHLPLDLHAEVGNNAQLARQLDITVEGPLDPADHRVIGLIGSLPEPMHPRDFARRVQEVLGREPLLIEGSEKIRRLGWCTGGGQGYIDRAIAAGVDLFISGEASEQTFHSARENDISFIAAGHHATERYGVQALGDYLARRFALEHVFIDCPNPI, via the coding sequence ATGGCTGTGGCACTGAACACGTTGGTCGAGGAAGCCGACCGCTATCTGGGCAGCGCGAAGATCCAGGATTACTGCCCCAACGGCTTGCAGGTGGAAGGGCGCCCGCAGGTGATGCGTATTGTCAGTGGCGTCACCGCCAGCCAGGCGCTGCTCGATGCCGCCGTGCAAGCCAGGGCCGATCTGGTGCTGGTGCATCATGGCTATTTCTGGAAGGGCGAGAACCCCTGCGTGGTCGGCATGAAGCAGCGGCGCCTGAAGACGCTGCTCAAGCACGACATCAGCCTGTTGGCCTACCACCTGCCGCTGGATCTGCATGCCGAAGTGGGCAACAACGCGCAACTGGCGCGGCAGTTGGACATCACTGTGGAAGGCCCGCTGGACCCAGCCGATCACCGAGTGATCGGGCTGATCGGTTCATTGCCCGAGCCGATGCATCCACGTGATTTCGCCCGGCGCGTGCAGGAAGTACTGGGCCGTGAACCGTTGCTGATCGAAGGCAGCGAAAAGATCCGTCGCTTAGGGTGGTGCACTGGCGGTGGCCAGGGCTACATCGATCGTGCGATTGCCGCCGGCGTGGACCTGTTCATCAGTGGCGAGGCGTCCGAGCAGACGTTTCACAGTGCCCGCGAGAACGACATCAGCTTCATCGCCGCCGGGCATCATGCTACCGAGCGCTATGGGGTCCAGGCGCTGGGTGATTACCTGGCACGGCGCTTTGCGCTCGAGCATGTGTTTATCGACTGTCCCAATCCCATCTGA
- a CDS encoding MlaC/ttg2D family ABC transporter substrate-binding protein — protein sequence MFSIMRRSLLVLVALLPMWANAAPAVSAHQVVQGVTDRLLSDLEKNRETYRSNPQAFYEALNSIVGPVVDAEGISRSIMTVKYANRATPAQKARFQENFKRSLMQFYGNALLEYNNQGITVGPAKDESGTRTSVDMQVKGTGGAVYPVSYTLENLNNEWKVRNVIINGINIGKLFRDQFADSMQRNGNDLDKTIDGWAGEVAKAKEVTDKAAPTSAQ from the coding sequence ATGTTTTCGATCATGCGACGCAGCTTGCTGGTGCTGGTGGCTCTGCTGCCGATGTGGGCCAACGCAGCCCCTGCGGTGTCCGCGCATCAGGTGGTCCAGGGTGTCACCGACCGACTGCTGTCGGACCTGGAAAAGAATCGTGAAACCTACCGCAGCAACCCCCAGGCTTTCTACGAGGCCTTGAATAGCATTGTCGGACCGGTGGTGGATGCCGAAGGTATTTCGCGCAGCATCATGACCGTCAAATACGCGAACCGGGCGACACCTGCCCAGAAAGCCCGCTTTCAGGAAAACTTCAAGCGCAGCCTGATGCAGTTCTACGGCAACGCCTTGCTCGAGTACAACAACCAGGGCATCACCGTTGGCCCGGCCAAGGATGAAAGCGGCACACGTACCAGCGTCGACATGCAGGTCAAGGGCACTGGGGGCGCGGTGTATCCCGTTTCCTACACCCTGGAAAACCTGAACAACGAGTGGAAGGTACGTAACGTCATCATCAACGGCATCAACATCGGCAAGCTGTTCCGCGACCAGTTCGCCGACAGCATGCAGCGCAATGGCAACGACCTGGACAAGACCATCGACGGTTGGGCAGGCGAAGTTGCCAAGGCCAAGGAAGTGACCGACAAAGCTGCGCCGACGAGCGCGCAGTAA
- the hisG gene encoding ATP phosphoribosyltransferase gives MLTIALSKGRILDDTLPLLAEAGIVPTENPDKSRKLIIPTTQDDVRLLIVRATDVPTYVEHGAADLGVAGKDVLLEYSGQGLYEPLDLQIAQCKLMTAGAIGAAEPTGRLRVATKFVNVAKRYYAEQGRQVDIIKLYGSMELAPLVGLADKIIDVVDTGNTLRANGLEPQELIAHISSRLVVNKASMKMQHARIQALIDTLRKAVESRHRG, from the coding sequence ATGTTGACCATTGCGCTGTCCAAAGGCCGCATTCTTGACGATACACTGCCGCTCCTGGCCGAGGCGGGCATCGTGCCCACCGAGAATCCGGACAAGAGCCGCAAGCTGATCATTCCCACGACCCAGGACGACGTACGGCTGCTGATCGTGCGCGCCACCGATGTGCCGACCTACGTCGAACACGGTGCTGCCGATCTGGGTGTCGCCGGCAAGGACGTCCTGCTCGAGTACAGCGGCCAGGGCCTGTACGAGCCGCTCGACCTGCAGATTGCCCAGTGCAAGCTGATGACTGCCGGCGCCATTGGCGCGGCAGAGCCTACTGGTCGCCTGCGCGTCGCCACCAAGTTCGTCAACGTTGCCAAGCGTTACTACGCCGAGCAGGGTCGTCAGGTCGACATCATCAAGCTGTACGGCTCCATGGAGCTGGCACCGCTGGTGGGCCTGGCCGACAAGATCATCGATGTCGTCGACACCGGCAACACCCTGCGCGCCAATGGCCTGGAACCCCAGGAATTGATCGCCCACATCAGCTCCCGGCTGGTGGTGAACAAAGCCTCCATGAAAATGCAACACGCCCGCATCCAGGCGTTGATCGACACCCTGCGCAAGGCAGTGGAGTCGCGACACCGCGGCTGA
- the mlaD gene encoding outer membrane lipid asymmetry maintenance protein MlaD, translating to MQNRSMEVGVGLFLLAGILALLLLALRVSGLSTSANTESYKLYAYFDNIAGLTVRAKVTMAGVTIGKVTAIDLDRDTFTGRVTLQLDKKVDNLPTDSTASILTAGLLGEKYIGISVGGEEALLTDGGTIHDTQSSLVLEDLIGKFLLNTVSKDAK from the coding sequence ATGCAAAACCGATCAATGGAAGTCGGAGTCGGCCTGTTCCTTCTGGCCGGCATCCTGGCTTTGCTGCTGTTGGCCTTGCGTGTCAGTGGTCTGTCCACCAGCGCGAACACCGAGAGCTACAAACTTTATGCCTACTTCGACAATATCGCCGGTCTGACTGTCAGAGCCAAGGTGACCATGGCCGGTGTGACCATCGGCAAGGTCACGGCCATCGATCTGGATCGCGACACTTTCACGGGCCGGGTGACCCTGCAACTGGACAAGAAAGTGGACAACCTGCCCACCGACTCCACTGCTTCCATCCTGACCGCAGGCCTGCTGGGCGAGAAGTACATCGGTATCAGCGTGGGTGGCGAGGAAGCCTTGCTCACCGACGGCGGTACCATTCACGACACCCAGTCGTCCCTGGTGCTCGAAGATCTGATCGGCAAGTTCCTGCTCAATACAGTCAGTAAAGATGCCAAATAA
- the hisD gene encoding histidinol dehydrogenase, protein MTASTAIRRLDATDPDFARHLDHLLSWESMSDDSVNQRVLDIIKAVRERGDAALVEFTERFDGLQVASMADLMLPRERLELALTRITDAQRQALETAAERVRLYHEKQKQDSWSYTEADGTVLGQKVTPLDRAGLYVPGGKASYPSSVLMNAIPAKVAGVTEVVMVVPTPRGEVNELVLAAACIAGVDRVFTIGGAQAVAALAYGTESVPRVDKVVGPGNIYVATAKRHVFGQVGIDMIAGPSEILVVCDGGTDPDWIAMDLFSQAEHDEDAQAILVSPDAEFLDKVAASIDKLLPTMERAEIINTSINGRGALIKVRDMQQAIDVANRIAPEHLELSVEDPQAWLPQIRHAGAIFMGRHTSEALGDYCAGPNHVLPTSGTARFSSPLGVYDFQKRSSIIFCSEQGASELGKTASVLARGESLSAHARSAEYRIQPDLAKGE, encoded by the coding sequence ATGACCGCTTCCACTGCTATTCGCCGACTCGATGCCACTGATCCGGACTTCGCCCGCCATCTGGACCATCTGTTGAGCTGGGAAAGTATGTCCGATGATTCGGTCAATCAGCGCGTGCTGGACATCATCAAGGCCGTACGCGAGCGGGGCGATGCCGCGCTGGTCGAGTTCACCGAGCGCTTCGATGGTTTGCAGGTCGCCTCCATGGCGGATCTCATGCTGCCGCGTGAGCGGCTCGAGCTGGCGCTGACGCGCATCACCGATGCGCAGCGTCAGGCATTGGAAACCGCAGCCGAGCGGGTGCGGCTCTACCACGAGAAGCAGAAACAGGATTCCTGGAGCTATACCGAAGCCGATGGCACGGTGCTCGGCCAGAAGGTCACACCGCTGGATCGCGCTGGCCTTTATGTGCCCGGTGGCAAGGCGTCGTACCCCTCGTCAGTGCTGATGAACGCCATCCCGGCCAAGGTGGCCGGCGTGACCGAGGTGGTCATGGTGGTGCCCACGCCGCGAGGCGAGGTCAACGAGCTGGTGTTGGCGGCAGCGTGCATCGCTGGGGTCGACCGGGTGTTCACCATCGGTGGCGCCCAGGCGGTTGCCGCCCTGGCCTATGGCACCGAAAGCGTGCCGCGGGTGGACAAGGTCGTGGGCCCTGGCAACATCTACGTGGCGACGGCCAAACGGCATGTGTTCGGCCAGGTCGGGATCGACATGATCGCCGGTCCCTCCGAGATTCTGGTGGTCTGCGATGGCGGCACCGATCCGGACTGGATCGCCATGGACCTGTTCTCCCAGGCCGAACACGACGAAGACGCCCAGGCGATTCTGGTCAGCCCCGATGCCGAATTCCTCGACAAGGTCGCGGCCAGCATCGACAAGCTGCTGCCGACCATGGAGCGTGCCGAGATCATCAACACCTCGATCAATGGGCGGGGCGCCTTGATCAAGGTCCGTGACATGCAGCAGGCTATCGATGTGGCCAACCGCATCGCGCCGGAACACCTGGAATTGTCGGTCGAAGACCCTCAAGCCTGGCTGCCGCAGATTCGCCACGCCGGTGCTATCTTCATGGGCCGTCACACCAGTGAGGCCTTGGGCGACTACTGCGCCGGCCCCAACCACGTGCTGCCAACCTCCGGCACCGCGCGCTTCTCCTCGCCACTGGGGGTGTATGACTTCCAGAAGCGCTCGTCGATCATCTTCTGCTCCGAGCAGGGTGCGTCCGAACTAGGCAAGACCGCTTCTGTACTGGCTCGGGGCGAATCCTTGAGCGCCCACGCACGCAGCGCCGAATACCGTATTCAACCTGACCTAGCCAAAGGGGAGTGA
- a CDS encoding ATP-binding cassette domain-containing protein — protein MSADSAYAVELKGVSFKRGARSIFNDVDIRIPRGKVTGIMGPSGSGKTTLLRLMGAQLRPTGGEVWVNGQNLPKLSRSDLFDARKHMGVLFQSGALFTDLDVFENVAFPLRVHTDLPEDMIRDIVLMKLQAVGLRGAIELMPDELSGGMKRRVALARAIAMDPQILMYDEPFVGQDPIAMGVLVRLIRLLNDALGITSIVVSHDLAETASIADYIYVVGDGQVLGHGTPEALMGSDNPRVRQFMKGDPDGPVPFHFSAPDYRADLLGKR, from the coding sequence ATGAGTGCCGATAGCGCCTACGCGGTCGAGCTGAAAGGGGTTTCCTTCAAGCGCGGTGCGCGGAGCATTTTCAACGACGTCGATATCCGCATTCCGCGCGGCAAGGTCACCGGAATCATGGGGCCTTCAGGGAGTGGCAAGACGACGCTCCTGCGTTTGATGGGCGCACAACTGCGGCCCACCGGCGGCGAAGTGTGGGTCAATGGCCAGAACCTGCCCAAGCTTTCGCGCAGCGACCTGTTCGATGCGCGCAAGCACATGGGTGTGCTGTTCCAGAGCGGCGCGTTGTTCACCGACCTGGACGTGTTCGAAAACGTGGCCTTCCCGCTGCGGGTGCACACCGACCTGCCCGAAGACATGATCCGCGACATCGTGCTGATGAAGCTGCAGGCCGTTGGCTTGCGCGGTGCCATCGAGCTGATGCCCGACGAACTGTCCGGGGGCATGAAGCGCCGCGTGGCACTGGCGCGTGCGATTGCCATGGACCCGCAGATATTGATGTACGACGAGCCGTTCGTCGGTCAGGACCCGATCGCCATGGGCGTGTTGGTCCGGCTGATCCGCTTGCTCAACGATGCCCTGGGCATCACCAGCATCGTGGTTTCCCACGACCTGGCGGAAACCGCGAGCATCGCCGACTACATCTATGTGGTGGGCGACGGTCAGGTGCTGGGGCACGGCACGCCCGAAGCGTTGATGGGGTCGGACAACCCGCGCGTTCGTCAATTCATGAAGGGTGATCCCGACGGTCCCGTGCCGTTTCATTTTTCCGCGCCCGATTACCGCGCCGATCTGCTGGGGAAGCGTTGA
- the algW gene encoding Do family serine endopeptidase AlgW: protein MFKALRFFGWPLLTGILIALLVILRFPQWVGLPSQDVNLQQAPQSASVIQGPVSYADAVAIAAPAVANLYTTKAVNKGAHPLFEDPQFRRFFGDNLPKQRRWESSLGSAVIMSPEGYLLTNNHVTAGADQIVVALKDGRETLARVIGSDPETDLAVLKIDLKNVPAITIGRSDGIRTGDVALAIGNPFGVGQTVTMGIISATGRNQLGLNTYEDFIQTDAAINPGNSGGALVDANGNLTGINTAIFSKSGGSQGIGFAIPTKLALEVMKSIIEHGQVIRGWLGIEVQPMTEELAESFGIKDRPGIVVAGVFQGGPAQKAGLQLSDVILSINGEPAGDGRKSMNQVARTKPGDRIAIQVMRQGKEITLSAEVGLRPPPAPAPVKKEEK from the coding sequence ATGTTCAAGGCCTTGCGCTTTTTCGGTTGGCCGCTGTTGACCGGCATATTGATCGCCCTGCTGGTCATCCTGCGCTTTCCGCAATGGGTGGGCCTGCCCAGCCAGGACGTCAACCTGCAGCAGGCGCCGCAGAGCGCCAGTGTCATCCAGGGGCCGGTGTCCTACGCCGACGCCGTGGCGATCGCGGCGCCGGCGGTGGCCAACCTGTACACCACCAAGGCTGTCAACAAAGGCGCCCACCCGCTGTTCGAAGACCCGCAGTTCCGCCGCTTCTTCGGTGACAACCTGCCCAAGCAACGGCGCTGGGAGTCGAGTCTGGGCTCGGCGGTGATCATGAGTCCGGAAGGCTACCTGCTCACCAACAACCACGTGACCGCAGGCGCCGACCAGATCGTGGTAGCCCTCAAGGACGGCCGCGAAACCTTGGCACGGGTGATCGGCAGCGATCCGGAAACGGACCTGGCGGTGCTCAAGATCGATCTGAAGAACGTTCCTGCGATCACCATCGGGCGCTCCGACGGTATCCGCACCGGCGACGTCGCCCTGGCCATCGGCAACCCGTTCGGTGTAGGCCAGACGGTGACCATGGGCATCATCAGTGCCACCGGACGCAACCAGCTGGGGCTCAACACCTATGAAGACTTCATCCAGACCGACGCGGCCATCAACCCAGGCAACTCCGGCGGCGCCCTGGTGGATGCCAATGGCAACCTGACCGGCATCAACACCGCGATCTTCTCCAAGTCTGGCGGTTCACAAGGCATCGGCTTTGCCATCCCGACCAAGCTGGCGCTGGAGGTGATGAAGTCGATCATCGAACATGGCCAGGTGATTCGCGGCTGGCTGGGCATCGAAGTTCAGCCGATGACCGAAGAACTGGCCGAGTCGTTCGGCATCAAGGATCGGCCAGGCATCGTGGTTGCAGGCGTCTTCCAGGGCGGTCCGGCGCAGAAGGCGGGGCTGCAACTGAGTGACGTGATCTTGAGCATCAACGGCGAGCCGGCTGGCGATGGCCGCAAGTCGATGAACCAGGTCGCGCGCACCAAGCCGGGGGATCGGATTGCCATCCAGGTGATGCGCCAGGGCAAGGAAATCACGTTGAGTGCCGAAGTGGGCCTGCGCCCGCCACCGGCACCGGCGCCGGTGAAGAAGGAAGAGAAATAG
- a CDS encoding BolA family protein — protein MQAVEVKGFLESKLPGVQVEVEGEGCNFQLNVISDELTALSPVKRQQQIYAHLNPWIADGSIHAITMKFFSSAAWAERS, from the coding sequence ATGCAGGCTGTAGAAGTGAAGGGTTTCCTTGAATCCAAACTGCCCGGAGTGCAGGTGGAAGTCGAAGGCGAAGGCTGCAATTTCCAGCTGAACGTGATCAGCGACGAGCTGACTGCGCTCAGTCCGGTCAAGCGCCAGCAACAGATCTATGCTCATTTGAACCCATGGATCGCCGATGGCAGCATCCATGCGATCACCATGAAATTCTTCAGCAGCGCAGCCTGGGCTGAGCGTTCCTGA